Below is a window of Brachyspira hampsonii DNA.
CTGTCAACATCTTCACCGTAAAGCTCTTTTCTCATATCATAGTATCTATTAATGGTATTAAGTATTACTTCTGCAAAATTACTTTTATTTTCTTTTAATGCATCTTCTAACTGCACATCATTAATTTTTGTCATAAATGTTGTGTGTCTGCAGTGATCTGACCAATATGTATCAAGAACTTTTATTTCTGTTTCTGTTGGGTTTCTTTTTTCTTCATTTTTGAAATAATTCTGTACGAACTCTATATCTTTATATGTCATAGCCAAATCAAGATTATTTCTATACTCTGCTAATTCTTCACTGTTGAAATTAATAAAGTTTTCTACTTCTTTTATATCATCAGCTTTTTGAGATTCTTCTATTTCTAATTTACTTAAATCTTTTTCTCTGCTTTCTACAGGGTTAATATAGAATTTTTTTATTTTTTCTATAGTGCTTTCATCAATATTGCCTTCAAAAACTATAACCTTACCGCTTACTATAGAAACATTTTCAATATTGTTATATATTAGTTTAAGGCATTGAACTGCTGAATCTGCCCTTTGGTCAAACTGACCTGGTAAATATTCCACTGCAAAATGTTTTAAGTTTTCAAAGTCTTTCTTTTCAACTATTTTATCAGTAGGAGGCTCTGAAAATATTACTTTAATAGATTTATTTAACTGACTTTCTTCTATATTAAAGATATCATAAACATTAAGAAGTCTTATACTAGATTTTATTTTAAAATTTTCTTTTAATTGATTTTCTAATCTTTTAGCTTCCAAATTAAAGCCGTCTTTTTTTTCTATAAAGATACGATAATTCATTGATACTATTTTCCTAATTAATTTTTTAATATAATGATTATATATGCAATGCTTATTATATCAATAGTTTTGAAAAGTGATTTTTGTTATAATTATTTTTATTAATAAAAAATTCTATATAATTTTTAGTCGATAGTTCATTATTTTTACTGTAATTACTCATATAAAAAGAAAATAGCTATTTTTAATTTTTATATTAATGTTATAATAATATAAGTATTTTATTATGAGGCTATAACATGAAAATATCTCATATTGCTGTTTGGGTTAAAGATTTAGATAGTATTAAAAATTTTTATATTAGGTATTTTAATTGTAAATGCAATGAAAAATATATAAACGAGAAAAAAGGCTTTGAATCATATTTTCTCACATTTGAAGATAACTGCCGATTAGAAATAATGACTAGAAAGGATATAAAGGATAGAAACACTAACGA
It encodes the following:
- a CDS encoding glyoxalase/bleomycin resistance/extradiol dioxygenase family protein, with protein sequence MKISHIAVWVKDLDSIKNFYIRYFNCKCNEKYINEKKGFESYFLTFEDNCRLEIMTRKDIKDRNTNDDIYGFAHIALSVGSKEKVDSLTKELESDGFKIASYPRTTGDGYYESVILDNENNKIEITI